From Candidatus Anaeroferrophillus wilburensis, the proteins below share one genomic window:
- a CDS encoding TIGR01777 family oxidoreductase yields the protein MKIFITGGTGFVGSHLAKKLVEAGHKVTVLTRKIRSGRILPSGASYCQGDPNVPGSWQETLADHDMAINLAGASIIGRWTESKKDEIRNSRINTTHHLVDGIEMAAAKGRQIALLSTSAVGYYGDRGDELLTEQSSPGTDFLGHLAQDWEREALRAEEYGARVVRCRFGLVLGATGGVLGKMLPAFRLGLGSRLGSGRQWFSWIHQGELASIFAFLVDKPALSGPFNCVAPESVTNDEFTRQLAQALDRRVLPIGIPALVLKLAFGEMSTVLLGGQRVSPENLREAGYVFRFPTVSEALTDLLKQQ from the coding sequence ATGAAAATCTTTATCACTGGCGGCACTGGCTTTGTCGGCAGCCACCTGGCCAAAAAATTGGTGGAGGCTGGCCATAAGGTTACGGTGTTGACTCGAAAAATCCGTTCAGGCCGCATCCTGCCATCCGGAGCCAGCTACTGCCAAGGCGACCCCAACGTGCCGGGATCATGGCAGGAGACCCTGGCCGACCACGACATGGCGATCAACCTGGCCGGCGCTTCGATTATTGGCCGTTGGACCGAAAGCAAGAAGGATGAGATTCGCAACAGCCGCATCAACACCACCCACCATCTGGTTGACGGCATCGAAATGGCGGCCGCCAAGGGTCGGCAGATTGCCCTCCTGAGCACTTCGGCAGTGGGTTATTACGGCGACCGGGGGGATGAGCTGCTGACCGAACAAAGCAGTCCCGGAACTGATTTTCTTGGCCACCTGGCTCAGGATTGGGAACGGGAAGCATTGCGGGCCGAGGAGTACGGCGCCCGGGTGGTGCGCTGCCGTTTCGGCCTGGTGCTGGGAGCCACAGGCGGGGTCCTGGGCAAGATGCTGCCGGCTTTCAGGCTGGGACTTGGCAGCCGCCTGGGATCCGGCAGGCAATGGTTTTCCTGGATTCACCAGGGTGAACTTGCCAGCATCTTTGCTTTCCTGGTTGACAAACCTGCACTTTCCGGCCCTTTCAACTGCGTTGCACCGGAATCGGTCACCAATGATGAATTCACCCGACAGCTGGCACAGGCCCTTGATCGCCGGGTGCTGCCGATCGGCATTCCGGCCCTGGTGCTGAAACTGGCCTTCGGGGAGATGTCGACTGTGCTTCTCGGCGGGCAAAGGGTTTCACCGGAAAACCTGCGGGAGGCTGGCTACGTTTTCCGTTTTCCCACGGTTTCGGAAGCCCTGACCGATCTCCTCAAACAACAGTGA
- a CDS encoding pyridoxamine 5'-phosphate oxidase family protein, with protein MEQLTFLFQSQPLAVLATSNNNAPYTSLVAFAATEDLTRLLVATMRTSRKYANLDINPHVSLLIDNRSNRVEDFRDAIAVTTVGTATEATDTEKEEFLPLYLARHPLLKTFVLDPSCALLVVRVQTYYLVSHFQSVVQLSMLP; from the coding sequence ATGGAGCAACTCACATTCCTATTTCAATCACAGCCGCTGGCCGTACTGGCCACCAGCAACAACAATGCACCTTACACGAGCTTAGTGGCCTTTGCTGCCACCGAAGACCTCACTCGGCTGCTTGTCGCCACCATGCGAACAAGCCGTAAATACGCCAACCTTGACATCAATCCGCATGTCTCCCTGCTCATCGACAACCGGTCCAATCGGGTAGAAGATTTCCGCGATGCCATCGCCGTAACCACAGTTGGCACCGCCACCGAAGCGACAGACACCGAGAAGGAAGAATTCCTGCCACTTTATCTCGCTCGCCACCCGCTGTTGAAGACATTCGTTCTGGATCCCTCGTGTGCCTTGCTGGTGGTCCGCGTACAAACCTATTACCTGGTCAGCCATTTTCAAAGCGTGGTGCAGTTGAGCATGCTCCCCTGA